The DNA sequence TGCGGACCTCCCCGCGATCCGTCCGTCCCGTACCGCCGTCGTCCGAGGGAGCGCCGCTGTCGCCGCGCTCCGGGGTGCTCCCTCCGGTGGCTGCGCGCCCGCCGGGCACGACCAGCGCCGCCGCCGAGGCGAGCAGCACGGGAACCCCCGGCGGCAGGAAGGGCACCGCCGCCAGCGCGATCGCGGCGGCGAGCACCGCCACGGCCCGCTCCCGGCGCCCCTCCCGCAGCCGCGGCGCGATCAGCGCAAGGAACACAGCCGCGCCCATGGCGTCCAGCCCGAACGCCTCGGTGTTCCCGATCCGCTCGGTCGCCAGGGCGCCGACCAGCGTGGTCGCGTTCCACATCACGTAGATGGTGGCGAAGACCGTGAGGAACGAGGTGCGCGCCCACGCGCCGGTGGGTTGGGCCAGGGCGCCGGCGGCGGTCTCGTCGATGATGCCGTGCGCGGTCAGCAGCCTCCGGGCGCCGCGCCAGGGCAGCAGGTCGGCCATCCGCAGGCCGTAAAGGGTGTTGCGGGCACCCAGCAGCAGCGCGCCGGCGGCGCCCGCGGCCAGACTGCCGCCGCCGGCGAGCACCCCGACGAGGGCGAACTGCGACGCGCCGGTGAAGGCGAGCAGGCTCAGTACGCACGCCTGGGGAACCGACAGCCCCGCGGTGACGGCGGCGGCGCCGAAGGCGACACCGGACAGACCCACCGCGATACCCATGCCCAGTCCGTCGCGGACGGGAGGCGACAGCCGTCCAGAAGTGATGTCCACGTCAGTCGACGCTAGCCGCGCGGGGGCGGCGGCGTCTTGAACGTAATTGCAGGCCCTTTCGCCGTACGGGGCCCCCGCCGAGCGCAGCGCGCCCGGCGCAGGCGGGCGGCCGGACGGTCGAATCCGATGGCGGCGGGTGGCGGGCGGCCTTGCCGACCTGCCGAGATGCGGGTGACCTGGAGGAAAAGCGGCGCCGAGGACGGCGGATGGCTCGGCCCGCGGTCATCGGGCCGGGTGCCCGCCGGTGGCGGTTGCGGCGGGGCGGCAGCGGTTTGCTGTGCGGCCTTGCCGACCTGCCGAGATGCGGGTGACCTGGAGGAAAAGCGGCGGCGAGGGCGGCGGATGGCTCGGCCCGCGGTCATCGGGCCGGGTGCCCGCCGGTGGCGGTTGCGGCGGGGCAGCGACGGCAACAATGGGTCCGGGCCCGCGGTCGTCGGTTCGGTGCTCGCCGGTGGCCCGCCCGGCGGGGGCGGCGAGGGCGCCGCGGCGTCGGGCCCGCGGTGGTCGGCGGTGGTGGTCACCGGCCCCGGCCGCGGGTGGTCGAGCCGTGGCGGCTGCCGCCCGGTTATCGGCGCGGGCCTGCGGGGCGCTCGGCGGCGGCCATGCGGCCAGGTTGAGGGCCACGAGATGCACGTACGTGCGGCGGCATCGGCATCGGCGTCGCCCCGAGGTGCCGCCCCCACACCGTGATTCCGCGATACGAAACAACGCAGGGTGTTTTGTACATCAATGCCCGATTTCTCAGTGGGTCCGCGGCCGCGCTGCGGCGGCGACGGCCCACGAAGCGCGCCGAATGGCGCGAAAACAGCCCCGGAGTCAACTTTTCGTGCGCCTCGTGGCCACGGCGTCCGCCGAGGCCGCCCGAAAAACGGGCATAGACCCCAAAAGTCCACCCCATCGGGGGGTGCGGCTCTCGGAGGCGACACCCAGGCGCAACGAGCGACGCGGCGTCGCCCCCGACCCCCGATCCCGCGCACCCCCGGGGCGTGCGAGCGCCCGCGACCGCGCCCCGCCGCGCGGCCTCCGGCCGGTGCCGGCCCGGCAGGGGACACGGCGAGACCCAGCCGGCGCACCGGCGCCGGTAGGTCCCCTATGCCGGTCCATCCGGCGATGATCGCGAACTTATGGCCGCGGAATGCGCTTACCTGCGACCATAAGTTCGCGATAGACGGGCCAAGCCGCGCCGAGTCTGTCTCCAGGGCTGGATTCGGCGCCGAATCCAGCCCTGGAGACAGACTCGATGGGACCGGTGCCACCTATTGCGGGGTTTCGACCGGACAGCGGCCGGAATCCGGTGAAAACCGCGCATTCGATGCGCCGACCGGCCCGCGGCGGCCCAACGCCGTCCCCGCCGGCCGCCGCCACCGGCGAGCACCCGACCCGTCGACCGCGGGCCGGACCCGGCGCCGTCCTCGCTGCCCGTCGTTCCCCGTCAAACGCCCCGTCGCCCGGCAGACCAACAAGGCCGCCCAGCAGACCGCTGCCGCCCCTTCGCTACGTACCGCCACCGGCGCACACCCGACCCGACGACCGCAGGCCCAGCCCACCGCCGCCCTCGGCGCCGCTTTTCAGTCAAGTCCACCCGGCACCCGGCAGACCAACAAGGCCGCCCAGCAGACCGCTGCCGCCCCTTCGCTACGTACCGCCACCGGCGAGCACCCGGTCCGACAACCACAGGCCCGACCCACCGTCACCCTCGCCGCGCCTGCGGCCGTCTTCCACGGGCACCGGCCTCCCGCACCATCACGGCTGATCACCGTCGGGCCCGCCCAGTACCCCCCTTTGGAAAGCACCCGGCGGGACCCCGGTGATGCGTTTGAAGTGCCGTGTGAAGTGCGGCTGGTCGGCGAAGCCGAGTCCGGTGGCGACGTCGGCGAGCGGGATGCCGTCGGCGAGCAGCCGGCGGGCGCGCTGCACGCGCACGTCGTTGACGTAGGCGTGCGGCGGCAGGCCGTGCGCGGCGCGGAAGGCGCGCAGCAGCGCGAAGGGCGGCGTGTCCACCTCCGCGGCCAGTTCCTCCAGGCTGGGCGGGTCGGCCAGGCGCGAGCGCAGCAGTTCGCGGGCCTGCGCGACGGCGCGCGCGGGGCCGGGCGGCCCGGCCGTCTCGGTGGGGGAGGGGGCATGGGTGTGGCGGGCAAGCAGCCGATGCAGCGCCTGGCGGGTCAGCGTGGAGGCGCTGAGGCGGTCGCCCCGCTCGGTGGCGCGGTGGGCGGAGCGCAGCAGGGCGGCGGAGGCGGGGTCGCGGATCTCGCCCGCCGTGAACGGCGGAACCGACCCCATCCCGAGGTCGCGGGCAGCGGCGGCGACCACCTCCACCTCGGGGTAGAGGACCCGGTAGCGCCAGCCCTCGGGCACCCCGGCATGGCCGGTGTGGACCTCGTTCGGTTCCACGGCGGCGATCCCCCCGGCCGAAACCCGGTGGAGCCCTCCGCGGTGGGTGAACTCCTCCACGCCGGTCTCGATGAGGGCGAAGGTATAGGTGTCGTGGGTGTGGCGGTTGAAGCTGTGGCGCACATAGCGGGCTTTGAGCAGCTCGACTCCGGGCAGGCCGGGATGGCGCCAGAAGCGGGCGCGCTCGCCGGACTCGTCGGTCATAGCGCCAGCTTAGGCAAGGGGGCGGCAGCGGTGCGCGCCCTGGTCGGCCACCGGCTCCCTCGTTCGGG is a window from the Streptomonospora litoralis genome containing:
- a CDS encoding AzlC family ABC transporter permease, which codes for MGIAVGLSGVAFGAAAVTAGLSVPQACVLSLLAFTGASQFALVGVLAGGGSLAAGAAGALLLGARNTLYGLRMADLLPWRGARRLLTAHGIIDETAAGALAQPTGAWARTSFLTVFATIYVMWNATTLVGALATERIGNTEAFGLDAMGAAVFLALIAPRLREGRRERAVAVLAAAIALAAVPFLPPGVPVLLASAAALVVPGGRAATGGSTPERGDSGAPSDDGGTGRTDRGEVRTWRSGR
- a CDS encoding AraC family transcriptional regulator, encoding MTDESGERARFWRHPGLPGVELLKARYVRHSFNRHTHDTYTFALIETGVEEFTHRGGLHRVSAGGIAAVEPNEVHTGHAGVPEGWRYRVLYPEVEVVAAAARDLGMGSVPPFTAGEIRDPASAALLRSAHRATERGDRLSASTLTRQALHRLLARHTHAPSPTETAGPPGPARAVAQARELLRSRLADPPSLEELAAEVDTPPFALLRAFRAAHGLPPHAYVNDVRVQRARRLLADGIPLADVATGLGFADQPHFTRHFKRITGVPPGAFQRGVLGGPDGDQP